The DNA region GATGGCATGGAGACAACACCGCTGGTTCCGCCGCTGGCTGATCGTGATCGTGTTCTGGGCCGTGCCCGTCGCGATCGTCGCCGTGCGCGAGATCCGCGAGGAAATGGCGTACAACAAGGCCGACCTGGAACTCGCGCTGACCACCTGGCAGCTCACCGACGCGCAGCAAGCCGCCGGCGCGGCCGCGAAGTGCCACGGGGATCCTGATGCGGCGCGGGCGGCCGGCTGCCCGGCTGACGTGCTGAGCGCCAACGCGGCGCGCCAGCAAGCGGCCCGCGACGAATACGTGGTGCGCCGCAATACGCTCGCCGGTTATCTGTGGCATGCGTTCGTCGGCTATTGGGTCGTACCGGCCGCGTTCCTGTTCGCCTGCGGGGTCGTGATCGCGCTGATCCGCCGTGCGCTGCGCCGCCCGCCGATCAAGCCGCCCGCTCCGCCGGCGCCGCCCGTCACGCATTGACGCGCAGCTTATCCTTTCCTTTTTCCGCTAACCGCCTGCCACCCTTCGGGCGTGCGATGCGTCGCCCCACGCGCGCCGCGCCGTCCGTTGGCGCGCCGCGACATCCCCGGACGATTTGACGCTTTTTCACATCGCAATGAAAAGAGGCTGTAATCCA from Burkholderia ambifaria AMMD includes:
- a CDS encoding membrane protein; the protein is MAWRQHRWFRRWLIVIVFWAVPVAIVAVREIREEMAYNKADLELALTTWQLTDAQQAAGAAAKCHGDPDAARAAGCPADVLSANAARQQAARDEYVVRRNTLAGYLWHAFVGYWVVPAAFLFACGVVIALIRRALRRPPIKPPAPPAPPVTH